The following DNA comes from Cellulophaga sp. HaHa_2_95.
CTTCAAGCATTAGTAAATTAAGAGGAACAAATTTAACAGTGTTCCTCTTTTTTTTTGACGCCTTGTAATTAGCTAAATAATAGTAGTTTTGTATTTCAAATGTTTCTCTATGAATAAGCCTAAGACCGATTTAAAATCTGAATACAATGTTCCTAATTTAGAAAGAGGACTGATGGTTATCGAATTATTAGCCACTAAAAAAAACGGATTGACCTTAGCGGAGATTACAGAAACCTTAGCACTGACAAAGACATCTGCGTTTAGAGTGGTAAGTACGCTTATTTTTAAAAATTACCTTCAGAAAAACGAGACCACAAAAAAGATTACTCTTTCTCGGAAAATGCTCACCTTGGGTATTTCTGCAATGACAGAACAAAGCATTGTTGAAATGTCTATCGATGTAATGCGCGCCCTGAGAGATGAATTAAAAGAATCTGTAATGCTAGGTATATTGCTAGATGATAAAGGCACAATTCTAGAACAAGTCTCTTCATCTTATCCCGTAAAATTATTTGTAGAACAAGGCACCCAATTTAGTCTACATAGTTCTGTTGGTGGAAAATCTATACTAGCCAACATGCCTCAAGAAGATTGTAATGATATTCTCAAGAAAATAACACTTACAAAATTCACCAAAAACACAATTACCTCAAAAAAAGAGTTTAAAAAAACCTTACTGGATGTAAGACAAAAAGGCTACGCTATTGATAATGGCGAGGACATTCAAGGTATTCATTGTATTGGAGCCCCGATATATAATGAATCTGGTTACCCTGTTGCTGCACTTTGGATAACCGCTCCTCATGGTAGATTACCTCATGAAGAATTTGATTCGAAAGGAAAAATCATAGCGCAATATGCTTTAGATATCTCTACCAAATTGGGCTATATCTCTCAATAAACAAACTTCTTAAGCCAAACTTATTGGCTCTTATTTTCAAAATGTACTCTTTTTAAATCAGTTTTATCTTAAAGCTGTTTAAAAGGCCTGACAACATCATCCTAAATTTTAACAATTTAGCTACGATCTAGGCATTTTTATACGCCTGTTGTTTTATAAATAATTGTATATTTGTTTCAAATATGAAACTAGTTTATTATTTGAAACAATAAATTTAATGAAAGCAACCATATACGAAGGCAATAAAACCTTTACAGTTATAGACAAAGAAATTGAACAACCTAGCAATGGTGAAGTTCGAATTAAAGTAGCGTATTCAGGTGTTTGTGGTACGGATGTGCACATCTACCATGGTATGATGGATAAGCGTGTTGCCATGCCTCAAACTATTGGTCATGAGATGTCTGGTACTATTGATGCAGTAGGTACAGGTGTTACTGGCTTTTCCGTTGGGGAAAAAGTAGTGGTACGCCCCTTAGATGATAGAAAAGTAAAGGCTTCTGATAAAGGTTTTAATCACATCTGTGAAGAATTAAAATTTATTGGAATAGATAGCCCAGGATCTATGCAGCAGTATTGGAACGTTCCTGCTTTTGTACTTCACAAATTAAAAGCGGAGACCGATTTGAAATTAGCAGCCTTAATAGAACCCCTATCTGTTGCAACACATGATGTGCGTAGAAGTGGTTTAGTAAAAGGAGAAACTGCAGTAGTTTTAGGCGGCGGTCCTATTGGCTTATTAGTGGCAATGGTCGCTAAAGAAGTAGGTGCACAAGTAATAATATCTGAAGTAAATCCTAAACGTATTGCAAAAGCAAAAGAACTAGGATTTGATGCCGTGAGTCCGCTTGAATTAGATTTAGTCGAATATGTAAAAAGCAAAACAGAAAATAGACGTGCAGATGTGGTCTTTGAAGTAGCTGGTGTGCTGCCTGCCTTAGATGTGATGTGTGAAGTAGCAGGTATTCGAGGAAGAATTTTAATGGTAGCCATCCATGGAGAGAAAAAACCAGTAGATCTATTTAAATTTTTCTGGAAAGAGCTAAGCTTAATAGGGGCTCGTGTATACGAAAAAGAAGATTATGAAAAAGCCATTGAACTGATTACTGCAAATGAATTGCCATTTGAACAAATGATTACAGATGTGCAGCCTTTAACGAACATTCAACAAGTTTTTGAAAACATAGATAACAATCCTGACGGCCTAAAAGTATTAATGGATTGCCAATTATAACACACAAACAATGAGCATATTAGATAGTTTTAGCCTAAAAGGCAAAGTAGCCCTTGTAACGGGTTGTAAAAGAGGAATTGGAAAAGGAATGGCTTTAGCGCTTGCAGAAGCAGGTGCAGATATTATTGGGGTCTCGGCGTCATTAGAAGCTAGTGGTAGTGCCGTAGAGAAAGAAGTTAGTGCACTAGGACGAAAATTTAGCGCCTACCAATGCGATTTTTCAGATAGAAAAGCCCTTTATAATTTTATAGCGAAGGTAAAAGAAAACCATCCTACCATAGATATTTTGATCAACAATGCAGGTACTATCTTAAGAACTCCTGCCGCTGAACACCCAGATGATATGTGGGATAAAGTTATTGAAGTTAACCAGAACGCTCAATTTATTTTAACTCGGGAAATAGGTAAAGACATGATAGCTCGTGGTTCTGGAAAAATAGTATTCACGGCCTCATTATTAACCTACCAAGGGGGTATTACCGTACCTGGATATGCCGCGAGTAAAGGTGCCATTGGTCAAATGATTATGGCATTCGCTAACGAATGGGCTAGCAAAGGTGTCAATGTTAATGGCATTGCCCCAGGA
Coding sequences within:
- a CDS encoding SDR family NAD(P)-dependent oxidoreductase; translated protein: MLDSFSLKGKVALVTGCKRGIGKGMALALAEAGADIIGVSASLEASGSAVEKEVSALGRKFSAYQCDFSDRKALYNFIAKVKENHPTIDILINNAGTILRTPAAEHPDDMWDKVIEVNQNAQFILTREIGKDMIARGSGKIVFTASLLTYQGGITVPGYAASKGAIGQMIMAFANEWASKGVNVNGIAPGYISTDNTEALRNDPERSKSILSRIPAGRWGEPKDFAGPIVFLCSKASDYMHGSITLVDGGWMGR
- a CDS encoding IclR family transcriptional regulator, coding for MNKPKTDLKSEYNVPNLERGLMVIELLATKKNGLTLAEITETLALTKTSAFRVVSTLIFKNYLQKNETTKKITLSRKMLTLGISAMTEQSIVEMSIDVMRALRDELKESVMLGILLDDKGTILEQVSSSYPVKLFVEQGTQFSLHSSVGGKSILANMPQEDCNDILKKITLTKFTKNTITSKKEFKKTLLDVRQKGYAIDNGEDIQGIHCIGAPIYNESGYPVAALWITAPHGRLPHEEFDSKGKIIAQYALDISTKLGYISQ
- a CDS encoding zinc-binding dehydrogenase, which produces MKATIYEGNKTFTVIDKEIEQPSNGEVRIKVAYSGVCGTDVHIYHGMMDKRVAMPQTIGHEMSGTIDAVGTGVTGFSVGEKVVVRPLDDRKVKASDKGFNHICEELKFIGIDSPGSMQQYWNVPAFVLHKLKAETDLKLAALIEPLSVATHDVRRSGLVKGETAVVLGGGPIGLLVAMVAKEVGAQVIISEVNPKRIAKAKELGFDAVSPLELDLVEYVKSKTENRRADVVFEVAGVLPALDVMCEVAGIRGRILMVAIHGEKKPVDLFKFFWKELSLIGARVYEKEDYEKAIELITANELPFEQMITDVQPLTNIQQVFENIDNNPDGLKVLMDCQL